One window of Serinus canaria isolate serCan28SL12 chromosome 3, serCan2020, whole genome shotgun sequence genomic DNA carries:
- the SLC30A1 gene encoding proton-coupled zinc antiporter SLC30A1, with protein sequence MCGRMAAHGPGGPRCWQNRRARLLCMLALTFLFFVVEVAVSRVTSSLAMLSDSFHMLSDVMALVVALVAVRFAQRTRATKKNTFGWVRAEVMGALVNAVFLTALCFTILLEAIERFTEPHEIQQPLVVIAVGVAGLIINLLGLCLFNHHGVGGHGHAHGHGHSHGSRQQHPRCGPKPEQPPGDGEAALNRDETSTLVENSSSSNGVSQEKLGDVKDDMSDVQVNGNAGHYPLDEEEVEEDSSAQLNMRGVFLHVFGDALGSVIVVVNALLFYGLWNPCPEDGPCYNPCVNDHCMENATFFRALGSTNNSEQESITVAGPCWLLYLDPVLCLIMVCILLYTTYPLLRESALILLQTVPKQIDVHSLNSKLRTLEGVEAIHELHIWQLAGSRIIGTAHIKCPDPSTYMMVAKRIKEIFHDEGIHATTIQPEFASVGSESGRGKCEFPCRTQCALKQCCGAGEASTAKKTEKSSSLSISCSEVVIEFPKTRRTKSESIPSVKLEANTDQNEQFESSL encoded by the exons ATGTGCGGGAGGATGGCGGCGCACGGTCCGGGCGGGCCGCGGTGCTGGCAGAACCGGCGGGCGCGGCTGCTGTGCATGCTGGCTCTCACCTTCCTGTTCTTCGTGGTGGAGGTGGCGGTGAGCCGCGTCACGTCGTCGCTGGCCATGCTCTCAGACTCCTTCCACATGCTCTCCGACGTGATGGCCTTGGTCGTGGCGCTGGTGGCCGTGCGCTTCGCCCAGCGCACCCGCGCCACCAAGAAGAACACGTTCGGGTGGGTGCGGGCCGAGGTGATGGGCGCCCTCGTCAACGCCGTGTTCCTCACTGCCCTCTGCTTCACCATCCTGCTGGAGGCCATCGAGCGCTTCACGGAGCCCCACGAGATCCAGCAGCCGCTGGTGGTCATCGCCGTGGGGGTGGCGGGGCTCATCATCAacctgctggggctctgcctcTTCAACCACCACGGCGTCGGGGGCCACGGGCACGCCCACGGCCACGGGCACTCGCACGGCAGCCGGCAGCAGCACCCCCGCTGTGGCCCCAAGCCCGAGCAGCCGCCCGGGGACGGGGAGGCTGCGTTGAACCGCGACGAGACCAGCACCTTGGTGGAgaactccagcagctccaacGGAGTCAGCCAGGAGAAGCTGG GTGATGTGAAAGATGACATGAGTGACGTACAAGTGAATGGGAATGCTGGCCATTATCCTCTGGATGAAGAGGAAGTTGAAGAAGACTCTAGTGCACAACTTAACATGCGTGGAgtttttctgcatgtttttgGAGATGCCTTAGGTTCAGTAATTGTGGTAGTGAATGCCTTGCTCTTCTATGGCTTGTGGAATCCATGCCCTGAAGACGGGCCTTGCTATAATCCATGTGTCAATGATCATTGCATGGAAAATGCTACTTTTTTCCGAGCACTTGGCAGCACTAACAATTCAGAGCAAGAGAGCATTACGGTGGCTGGTCCTTGCTGGTTGCTATATTTAGATCCTGTCCTCTGTTTGATTATGGTCTGTATACTCCTTTACACAACTTACCCGTTACTTAGGGAGTCAGCCCTCATCCTTCTACAGACTGTTCCCAAACAAATAGACGTCCATTCTTTGAACTCAAAGTTACGTACCCTCGAAGGAGTCGAAGCAATCCATGAATTACACATTTGGCAGCTAGCAGGCAGCAGGATCATTGGCACTGCTCACATCAAGTGTCCTGACCCTTCCACGTACATGATGGTGGCCAAGCGCATCAAAGAGATCTTTCACGACGAAGGGATTCATGCAACTACCATTCAGCCCGAGTTTGCCAGCGTTGGCTCTGAGTCAGGGAGAGGGAAATGCGAGTTTCCATGCAGGACTCAGTGTGCTTTGAAGCAGTGTTGCGGAGCAGGAGAAGCTAGTACTgcaaagaagacagaaaaatcgTCATCACTTAGTATTTCTTGTTCAGAAGTTGTCATTGAATTTCCGAAAACGAGGAGGACTAAGTCAGAGAGCATCCCTTCAGTGAAGCTGGAAGCCAACACCGATCAAAATGAGCAGTTTGAGTCATCTTTGTAA